TCTCCTACTGCGAATTGATCCTCTAAAATAATGAAGAAACCCGTTATCACATCTTTAACCAAGCTCTGAGCACCAAAACCAATAGCAAGCCCAATCACGCCCGCACCAGCCAGAAGAGGGGCAATCTCAATGTGAAACTCTCCTAGAACCAATAATATAGCTACAAAGTTAATAATATAGGACGCTGCGTTTTTTAACAGCTTGCCCATCGTCTGAACGCGTCTTGTTCGGAGCTTTAATCGTTTTGATTTTTTCTCGTTTGTGACGTGATTAATAAATTTATTTATGGCAATTAAAGCAATACGACTAATGACAATAATGAGAATGACACGCAGAAGTACCATTGAAGCAGAAGTCCACATCTCTGTATCTTGAATGATATCCCAAATGTGATCCATGAATCTCTCCCAAAGGTTCCCTTTGGGTACTACTTGTTCTACCGCAGCAATGGCACTCATGTATCTATATCTCCTTTAATTCAAGAAATCTGCTCATAACCATCCGGGGTTTTCTCGAATAATCCTCTAATTTCAACATGCTCTGAAAGGATGATTTGCTTTACTTGAATTATTTCTTCACTTGGGAACGCTATTGATAGTGCGCAGCCTGCAGTAATTTCCTTGGGTGTCGGACATATATCAATCTCGATATCCGCATATTCAAGTAGCATCTCTGCGCGTAAAGCCTGCTGCGTAGAATCAAATGCGATCAATAGAGTGTCCATAGCATAAACCTCCAGCCTATAAAACATAACCTTTCTAGTCGTCCAAGTATAAATGAGCCTCTATCTCCATATACTAGTAACATACTAGGGTAGGAGGCGAATCGGACGAATGAACGGCGCGTGGGAGAAACGTCCGGGCTCCGCACCAGAATCAGCGGCGCTCTCTTTAAAGATTCCTTTTAACGAACCAACTGTTTTATCTCGACTATCCCAAAAGCTTGAGTATTTTTTAGAAGCTTTGCCACAGGACCGTCGTATTGTCATCGTCTGTGTTGGCACCGATCGTTCTACAGGGGATTCTCTAGGACCACTCGTCGGAACTGCTTTGTCTCGTGAGTACAGCTCCTTATTCGATTTGTATGGAACCTTGGATGAACCCGTACACGCTATGAACCTGGGTGACACCTTACTCAAAATTATGAGGACCTCACGGCAGCCCTTCGTTATCGCTGTAGATGCCTGTCTAGGACAAGTTTCAAGCGTCGGGTGCATACAGGTCGGCTCTGGTCCCGTAAGGCCTGGAGCAGGCGTTAACAAGGAGCTACCGCCTGTTGGAGATATCCATATGACCGGCATCGTGAATGTTGGTGGTTTCATGGAATATTTTGTCCTTCAGAACACACGCTTAAACCTTGTCGTCAAGATGTCTGAGATTATAGCCCAAAGTCTACTTAACGCCGTACATAGTACACGTAATAACACGATTATCCCTTTTGCGATGCCTGATTGATAGCGATTTTCTCTTCAGGTGTAAGCATGTATGCGGACTGCCCTTTATCGATTGGTTTCGCGTAGAGGAACGTTTGTTCCCTGCCGTGAATACCAGTAATGACAACTCCATCTTGATCTTCATTGATAAATGCGATTGAGAAGCTTAGATCACTTCCTGAATCAGAGAAGGCATTAAACCGATGGACGCTGATTCGTCCCTTTAAGGACGATAGGCGTTTTTCGTGCTGTTCGATGATTTGGCCTAGATCGTTATGTTTATGATCCAATTCTGACAGGCGTTCGTGAAGAACACTCATAACCTCGGTCATGTTCGTAACACCTGTATCCCCTATCATCTTGTTGTGATCTACTTTTATTTTACGCAATCTACTTGATACTGAAGCTATCCATATTAGCAAAATGATAAGAAGAATACCTTCGCCCACAGCAATACCCATTGCAATCTGATCATTCCAACCGTTCATTAATCCTGTCTCCCCCAATATCTCATGCCACTACTTTTAATTGATGGTTCTGAGCGTTCGACTAATTTCTTTAACCGCTTCGATCATAGATACGATTTCCGATTTTTCGGTAAAATATCCGGGACTTGCACGTACAGCCCCAGTCTCATAGGAGCCCGCAGTTTCATGTCCCAACGGCGTACAGTGAAAGCCTGCTCTAACCGCTATTCCGAATTGTTGATCTAACAGGAAAGCCATCTCCGATGGATCAACCCCTTCCAATAAGAAGGATACGATAGCGGTCCTCTCAATACCAACGTCCGGTCCAAGGATGTGGACGCCTTGAATATGTTTAAGACCCTCCATTAGTTCAAAGGTCAATTGTTGTTCTTTAGCGTGGATGGCTTCCGTTGTTTCCTTCAAAACATAATTTACACCTTCAGTTAGTCCAGCTATACCGACCGTATTCGGCGTTCCTGCCTCATATCTATCTGGTCGAACAGTGGGTTGCTCTGGTGCTTCTGATTTACTTCCTGTTCCACCTTGCATGAGTGGTTCTAGCTCTAGGCTCGGATGTATATAAAGTCCACCAGTCCCTTGAGGGCCTAATAACCCTTTATGCCCCGGAAAGGCTAACAGATCGATCCCCATAGCCTCAACATCAATGGACAACGCCCCCGCACTTTGCGCTGAATCGACTAGAAATCTTACATTCCTCCGGCGAGCTATTTCACCAATGTCTGCAATAGGCGTGATCGTTCCAAGAAGATTGGAGCTATGTGTAACAGCTATAAGCTTAGTCCTTGACGTTATCGCTTT
This portion of the Cohnella abietis genome encodes:
- a CDS encoding aminotransferase class V-fold PLP-dependent enzyme, with amino-acid sequence MDNKPIIYLDNAATSWPKPPAVWEAMEHSMRESAANPGRGSHAMAVKASRVLFEARKRLARLFRIKNPNDIAFTLNATHALNLAIQGLLKPGDHVITSTLEHNSIRRPLEALKRKLGIEVSYLTTNSQGELDIHLIEKAITSRTKLIAVTHSSNLLGTITPIADIGEIARRRNVRFLVDSAQSAGALSIDVEAMGIDLLAFPGHKGLLGPQGTGGLYIHPSLELEPLMQGGTGSKSEAPEQPTVRPDRYEAGTPNTVGIAGLTEGVNYVLKETTEAIHAKEQQLTFELMEGLKHIQGVHILGPDVGIERTAIVSFLLEGVDPSEMAFLLDQQFGIAVRAGFHCTPLGHETAGSYETGAVRASPGYFTEKSEIVSMIEAVKEISRTLRTIN
- a CDS encoding DUF3343 domain-containing protein, translating into MDTLLIAFDSTQQALRAEMLLEYADIEIDICPTPKEITAGCALSIAFPSEEIIQVKQIILSEHVEIRGLFEKTPDGYEQIS
- a CDS encoding DUF4446 family protein, with the protein product MNGWNDQIAMGIAVGEGILLIILLIWIASVSSRLRKIKVDHNKMIGDTGVTNMTEVMSVLHERLSELDHKHNDLGQIIEQHEKRLSSLKGRISVHRFNAFSDSGSDLSFSIAFINEDQDGVVITGIHGREQTFLYAKPIDKGQSAYMLTPEEKIAINQASQKG
- the yyaC gene encoding spore protease YyaC, with amino-acid sequence MNGAWEKRPGSAPESAALSLKIPFNEPTVLSRLSQKLEYFLEALPQDRRIVIVCVGTDRSTGDSLGPLVGTALSREYSSLFDLYGTLDEPVHAMNLGDTLLKIMRTSRQPFVIAVDACLGQVSSVGCIQVGSGPVRPGAGVNKELPPVGDIHMTGIVNVGGFMEYFVLQNTRLNLVVKMSEIIAQSLLNAVHSTRNNTIIPFAMPD
- a CDS encoding mechanosensitive ion channel family protein, coding for MSAIAAVEQVVPKGNLWERFMDHIWDIIQDTEMWTSASMVLLRVILIIVISRIALIAINKFINHVTNEKKSKRLKLRTRRVQTMGKLLKNAASYIINFVAILLVLGEFHIEIAPLLAGAGVIGLAIGFGAQSLVKDVITGFFIILEDQFAVGDVVQTGSFKGTVEMIGLRATRIRNWTGEIHIIPNGSINEITNFSVNPLLAVIDITISYDNSIEELMLSIRNVLTRINDSNITGTPEVLGIQTLALNQMTIRITARCKPNTTGDVTRLINTEIKKAFELKKAEATS